In a genomic window of Leptolyngbya sp. SIO1E4:
- a CDS encoding DUF4258 domain-containing protein yields the protein MQIVWTKHAEARQQQWQKRLGITREEVEGVLNNPQQSVAEDDVLVAQSRRNKGLLRIIFVEIGDTQRILTLYWTNQVKRYWQEEPDES from the coding sequence ATGCAAATTGTTTGGACGAAGCATGCTGAGGCGCGACAGCAACAATGGCAAAAACGATTAGGCATTACTCGTGAAGAAGTTGAGGGTGTGTTGAATAATCCTCAGCAGTCTGTGGCTGAAGATGATGTTTTAGTGGCTCAATCTCGGCGTAACAAAGGACTTTTGAGAATCATATTTGTTGAGATTGGCGATACGCAGCGAATTTTGACCCTGTACTGGACAAACCAAGTCAAGCGATATTGGCAGGAGGAGCCTGATGAAAGTTAA
- a CDS encoding NAD(P)/FAD-dependent oxidoreductase has translation MLILGGGFAGLFTALYLSDLECPLPVTLIDRNPRFIFKPLLYELLSHEVDVDVAWPHYEELLSDRDVTYVKGSIGSIDLQAQQVELESGLSYGYRYLVIALGDIAAYFNVPGAEDHAFTFRTAEDALNLGKHLRQTLQQAVQTEVAEQRQALLTTAIVGAGPSGVELAATLADLLPAWYETLGGNPQEIRVVLLQRSSDILQGVVGVGLQETAEKALNKRRIPVELRLNSTVQVVEPDSLTYCQADTETSLAASTIVWTAGSATHPLIEALPIPEMHCDPRGRPYLTSALQLIGLPNVFAGGDCAVNVHAPQPATAQVAYQQGRAIAQNIMALIENRSPEPADVKLRGNLIKLGMEESTVEILKKVKISGHIGHLIRQAAYLNLLPTPARNLKLSSEWITDELFEQFLGV, from the coding sequence ATCTTGATTTTAGGCGGCGGGTTTGCTGGGCTCTTTACTGCCCTCTACCTCAGCGATTTAGAATGTCCGCTCCCAGTCACCCTCATTGATCGAAACCCTCGGTTTATCTTCAAACCCTTGCTGTACGAACTACTCAGTCACGAGGTTGACGTCGATGTAGCCTGGCCTCACTATGAGGAACTGTTGAGCGATCGCGATGTGACCTATGTTAAGGGCAGCATTGGCTCGATTGATTTGCAGGCTCAGCAAGTAGAGTTAGAATCTGGGCTGTCCTATGGATATCGCTATTTAGTCATTGCCCTGGGAGATATCGCTGCCTACTTCAATGTCCCCGGTGCTGAAGACCATGCCTTCACTTTCCGAACGGCAGAAGATGCCTTGAATTTGGGCAAACACCTGCGGCAAACCCTGCAGCAGGCGGTACAGACAGAAGTAGCTGAGCAACGGCAAGCGTTGCTGACAACGGCAATTGTGGGGGCTGGCCCGTCTGGGGTTGAACTGGCAGCGACACTGGCAGATCTGCTGCCAGCCTGGTATGAAACCTTAGGCGGTAACCCACAAGAGATTCGAGTGGTTTTGCTGCAGCGCAGTTCGGATATTTTGCAGGGCGTCGTGGGGGTCGGGCTGCAAGAGACTGCGGAAAAAGCCTTGAACAAGCGACGGATCCCGGTTGAATTGCGGTTGAATTCCACCGTTCAAGTGGTTGAGCCCGATTCGTTAACCTATTGCCAAGCTGATACCGAAACCTCCCTAGCAGCCTCAACTATTGTGTGGACGGCAGGTTCGGCAACGCATCCCCTGATTGAAGCGTTGCCGATTCCAGAGATGCATTGTGACCCGAGGGGTCGTCCTTATTTGACGTCAGCGCTGCAGCTCATTGGGTTGCCCAACGTCTTTGCCGGTGGAGACTGTGCCGTCAACGTCCATGCGCCGCAACCCGCCACGGCCCAGGTCGCCTATCAGCAAGGACGGGCGATCGCCCAAAACATTATGGCACTCATAGAAAACCGTTCCCCTGAGCCCGCAGACGTTAAGCTACGGGGCAACCTGATCAAGCTAGGGATGGAGGAAAGCACCGTCGAGATTCTTAAAAAAGTAAAAATCTCAGGCCACATCGGTCATCTGATCCGACAGGCGGCCTATTTAAACCTGCTGCCGACCCCTGCTCGCAACCTTAAGCTGAGTTCAGAATGGATTACAGACGAATTGTTTGAGCAGTTTTTAGGCGTTTGA
- a CDS encoding toll/interleukin-1 receptor domain-containing protein, translating into MTSAAPPSPSPISVFIAYSHTDDDLREELDVHLATLKRQGTIQAWHNRAIEAGAEWEAETQQHLATAQVILLLVSPRFIASDHCYDEQMQQALQRHEAKTARVIPIILKPCDWQGTPFSKLQVLPQDAQPITTWANQNQAFLNVIQSLRQTLKSLQPSPTSPTPLSPLPSHPSTHPLPAPQFSTYNPQTFTGRDTETAQLTTRLSSNCRVLAIVGITGIGKTALAERVFANLMNTDATTARPYYRLSLDDRSLTPDFASSGAALLRTLGEEPTLEDQKDSATLLVHILNRLCSHPCYVQIDSLERLLQGDEQEGWSEFCDPLWLDLLQQFLAGTHCPSQLLLTSQDIPGDLDTFASRYPQFWHCEPLHGLNSDEQQALFQKLGLGTSATDQDYLRRIGAFYDGHPLVLRVIADEIRQAPFQGNIARYWHHYEAEFTAASTLKTHKLSRSRLFRRRVRQRVEQSLQSLPDPARHMLCASAVFRRPVPVAFWHAMLPESDDPQVAFDALQDRLLVEFDTVTDDTAPLLIRQHNLIRSVAYNQLKTDTDTWHQAERQAAHLWIMAYEPAPDAPNLETVRGYLEAFDHYCQVEDWEQASEIYLRQLESTNQALHWQLFIWGNYRELMQLSTRLAPKVSSTVKIRCFLDLGNASRCLGNLNQSIEWCKKALTAAQEMGDRQGKGKALGNLGTAYKNLGQYERAIDCHQQKLTIAREMGDRQSEGIALGNLGNAYYSLGQYEQAIDYHQQHLIIAREIGDRQGEGIALGNLGDAYCALGDYSRALDLQNQKLAIALETGSLPGKGYALAGLGKVFIKLERYPDASEALQNALTICQETGERSLNAEVLKHLAELHQALGEVEVAQQYCQQALALTTELGIPLREECEKLLEELGEG; encoded by the coding sequence ATGACCTCAGCCGCCCCCCCTTCGCCGTCCCCCATTAGCGTCTTTATTGCCTACTCCCATACAGATGACGATCTGCGGGAAGAACTCGACGTTCATCTGGCCACCCTAAAGCGCCAGGGAACCATTCAAGCCTGGCACAATCGCGCGATCGAAGCCGGAGCCGAATGGGAAGCCGAGACCCAACAGCACCTCGCCACCGCCCAGGTCATTCTGCTGCTAGTCAGCCCCCGCTTCATCGCCTCAGACCACTGCTATGACGAGCAAATGCAGCAGGCTCTGCAGCGCCACGAAGCCAAAACCGCCCGCGTCATTCCCATCATTCTCAAGCCCTGCGACTGGCAAGGCACCCCCTTCAGCAAACTCCAGGTGCTGCCCCAAGACGCCCAACCCATCACCACCTGGGCCAACCAAAACCAAGCCTTCCTCAACGTCATTCAATCCCTCCGCCAAACCCTCAAATCCCTCCAACCCAGCCCCACCTCCCCCACTCCCCTTTCCCCCCTACCCTCCCACCCATCCACCCATCCACTCCCCGCTCCTCAATTCTCCACCTACAACCCCCAAACCTTCACCGGCCGCGACACCGAAACTGCCCAGCTCACCACCCGCCTCAGCAGCAATTGCCGAGTGCTGGCGATCGTCGGCATAACGGGCATTGGCAAAACAGCCCTGGCCGAACGGGTATTTGCCAACTTGATGAACACAGACGCAACCACCGCCCGCCCTTACTATCGCCTCAGCCTGGATGACCGCAGCCTCACCCCAGACTTTGCCAGCAGCGGCGCAGCTCTGCTCCGCACCCTGGGCGAAGAACCCACCCTAGAAGACCAGAAAGATTCTGCCACGCTCCTCGTCCACATCCTCAATCGCCTATGCAGCCATCCTTGCTATGTGCAAATTGATTCTCTGGAACGGTTACTACAGGGCGATGAGCAGGAAGGGTGGAGCGAATTTTGTGACCCCCTCTGGCTAGATTTACTGCAGCAGTTTCTGGCAGGCACCCACTGCCCCAGCCAACTGCTGCTCACCAGCCAGGATATTCCCGGTGATCTGGATACCTTTGCTTCCCGGTATCCCCAGTTCTGGCACTGTGAACCCCTCCACGGCTTGAACTCGGATGAACAGCAGGCGCTATTCCAAAAGCTAGGGTTAGGTACCTCTGCTACCGACCAAGACTATCTCCGCCGCATCGGTGCCTTTTACGACGGGCATCCCCTCGTGCTGCGGGTGATTGCTGACGAAATTCGCCAGGCTCCCTTTCAGGGCAATATCGCCCGCTACTGGCACCACTACGAAGCTGAATTCACAGCAGCCTCGACGCTGAAAACTCACAAACTTTCCCGCAGTCGCCTGTTTCGTCGTCGGGTTCGCCAGCGGGTCGAGCAATCCCTACAGAGCCTGCCTGACCCCGCCCGCCATATGCTCTGCGCCAGCGCCGTCTTTCGTCGTCCGGTGCCTGTCGCCTTTTGGCATGCCATGCTGCCCGAGAGCGACGACCCCCAAGTTGCCTTTGATGCCTTGCAAGACCGGCTCCTGGTGGAATTCGACACGGTTACCGACGACACCGCCCCCTTACTCATTCGCCAACACAACCTGATCCGCTCTGTCGCCTACAACCAGCTCAAAACCGATACCGACACCTGGCACCAGGCCGAACGCCAGGCCGCACACCTCTGGATCATGGCCTACGAGCCTGCCCCCGATGCGCCTAATCTGGAAACCGTGCGTGGGTATCTAGAAGCCTTTGACCATTACTGCCAAGTTGAGGATTGGGAGCAAGCCAGTGAGATTTACCTGCGGCAACTTGAGTCCACAAATCAAGCACTGCATTGGCAACTATTCATCTGGGGCAACTATCGGGAGCTGATGCAACTCAGCACTCGCTTGGCTCCCAAAGTGTCCTCGACTGTAAAAATCCGATGTTTTCTCGATTTAGGTAACGCTAGTAGGTGCCTGGGAAATCTGAACCAATCGATTGAATGGTGTAAGAAAGCGTTGACTGCTGCACAGGAAATGGGTGACCGCCAGGGGAAAGGCAAGGCCCTGGGCAATCTGGGGACTGCCTACAAAAATCTGGGACAGTATGAGCGGGCCATTGACTGCCATCAGCAAAAGCTGACCATTGCTCGCGAGATGGGTGATCGCCAGAGTGAAGGCATTGCCCTGGGCAATCTGGGGAATGCGTACTACAGTCTGGGGCAGTATGAGCAGGCCATCGACTACCATCAGCAACATCTGATCATTGCTCGCGAGATTGGCGATCGTCAGGGCGAAGGGATTGCTCTGGGTAACCTGGGAGATGCGTATTGTGCCCTTGGTGATTACTCTAGGGCTTTAGATTTACAGAATCAGAAACTTGCGATTGCACTTGAAACTGGCAGTTTACCAGGCAAAGGATATGCACTAGCAGGACTTGGCAAAGTTTTCATTAAGTTGGAACGATATCCAGATGCATCAGAAGCACTGCAGAACGCACTGACAATTTGCCAGGAAACGGGTGAGCGCTCTCTAAACGCTGAAGTCCTAAAGCATTTGGCAGAACTACATCAAGCTTTAGGTGAGGTAGAGGTTGCGCAGCAGTATTGTCAGCAGGCATTGGCGCTGACGACGGAGTTGGGGATTCCGTTGCGGGAGGAGTGTGAGAAGTTGTTGGAAGAGTTGGGTGAAGGTTGA
- a CDS encoding DUF2283 domain-containing protein — protein MKVKYDAEADILIFVFREAFPANAISEPGGVIVSYDETEEPISIEFLNASKRQLLNPQELQLTITT, from the coding sequence ATGAAAGTTAAATATGATGCAGAGGCAGATATTCTGATTTTTGTCTTCCGCGAGGCATTTCCAGCCAACGCCATTTCTGAGCCGGGAGGTGTCATCGTCAGTTATGACGAAACAGAAGAACCGATCAGTATTGAGTTTCTTAATGCCTCTAAACGTCAGCTCTTAAATCCCCAAGAATTGCAGCTAACAATCACAACTTAA
- a CDS encoding hybrid sensor histidine kinase/response regulator, with protein sequence MPGNDHVRPNRILAVDDSPDNLFLLETILEGDEYGLTCVESGQEALAAIAQTPPDLILLDIMMPGMSGYEVTQRIRQDESLPYIPILLITAHDQTSLVKGLDAGADDFICKPFDIEELQARIRSLLRLKQAMDAQVHMIRQRDDFVARLTHDLRTPLIAANRMLQFCEDEAFGSVADDAKKAIAETIQNNKQLLNMVNSLLEVYRHEAGHKALTHTTINLYEVAAAVVGELTPLASAKQLNLKLTDADGCPIQQPEPYHMRGDAMELRRVITNLVGNAIKFTDQGCVHVQLQQSTQIPPHATENNANPSAQHWLLLQVIDTGVGISSEDQAEIFKWFRQGKQRRSGSGLGLHLAYRIVTMHGGHIDVDSALHQGSTFTIYLPVVASA encoded by the coding sequence ATGCCTGGAAATGACCATGTAAGACCTAACCGCATACTGGCTGTTGATGACTCTCCCGACAATTTATTTCTACTAGAAACAATTTTAGAAGGGGATGAATACGGCTTAACTTGTGTAGAAAGTGGTCAAGAGGCATTGGCTGCGATCGCTCAAACTCCGCCAGATTTAATCCTGCTGGATATCATGATGCCGGGCATGAGTGGGTATGAGGTTACCCAGCGCATCCGACAGGATGAATCCCTTCCTTACATTCCTATCCTGTTGATTACAGCCCACGACCAAACCAGCTTGGTGAAAGGGTTGGATGCTGGGGCTGATGACTTTATCTGCAAACCCTTTGATATTGAAGAACTGCAGGCGCGGATTCGGTCGTTACTGCGCTTAAAGCAGGCAATGGATGCCCAGGTCCATATGATTCGTCAGCGGGATGATTTTGTGGCCCGCTTGACCCATGATCTGCGAACACCGCTGATTGCCGCCAACCGAATGCTGCAATTTTGTGAAGACGAAGCCTTCGGCAGTGTAGCCGACGACGCTAAAAAGGCCATTGCTGAGACAATTCAGAACAATAAACAACTGCTCAACATGGTGAATAGCCTGCTAGAGGTTTATCGCCATGAAGCGGGCCATAAAGCATTAACCCACACCACCATTAACTTGTACGAGGTTGCAGCGGCGGTGGTGGGTGAACTCACCCCTTTAGCCAGTGCCAAGCAGCTTAACCTGAAGCTCACAGATGCCGACGGTTGCCCAATTCAGCAGCCTGAACCGTACCACATGCGCGGGGATGCGATGGAACTGCGTCGGGTCATTACGAACCTAGTGGGTAATGCCATCAAATTCACTGACCAGGGCTGTGTACATGTGCAGCTGCAACAGAGCACCCAGATACCCCCTCACGCCACTGAAAATAACGCCAACCCCTCAGCTCAGCATTGGCTATTGCTGCAGGTGATTGATACCGGCGTCGGTATTTCTTCAGAAGACCAGGCGGAGATCTTTAAATGGTTTCGTCAGGGCAAGCAGCGGCGCTCAGGCAGCGGGCTTGGGCTGCACCTGGCCTATCGCATCGTGACCATGCACGGTGGCCATATCGATGTTGACTCTGCCTTGCATCAGGGGAGCACGTTTACCATCTATCTGCCGGTAGTGGCTTCTGCCTAA
- a CDS encoding photosystem II manganese-stabilizing polypeptide, translating into MRYRALIVAFLAVCLGFLTACSEGPVATADVPLTYDQIRNTGLANKCPQLSETSRGTIPLESGKRYQIAGLCLEPTNYFVKEEPSNTRREAEFIPGKALTRYTSSLDQVRGDLVVESDGSLTFLERDGMDFQAITVQLPGGEQEPFLFTIKGLKAHSQTGLDAVTTYTDLEGSYKVPSYRTSNFLDPKGRGLATGYDTAVALPARGDSEELRRENTKAFDIGEGNISLQISKVDNETGEIAGTFLAVQPSDTDMGTAAPVDIKVQGIFYGYVEEAYDAAA; encoded by the coding sequence ATGAGGTATCGCGCGCTCATTGTTGCTTTCCTAGCAGTTTGCTTAGGATTTTTAACGGCTTGTAGCGAAGGGCCTGTCGCCACGGCAGATGTTCCTCTCACTTACGATCAGATTCGAAACACAGGGTTGGCAAACAAGTGTCCTCAGCTTTCAGAAACGAGCCGAGGCACGATTCCCCTGGAGTCCGGTAAGCGTTATCAGATTGCCGGTCTCTGCTTAGAGCCGACAAATTATTTTGTGAAGGAAGAGCCTTCTAACACCCGTCGTGAAGCAGAGTTTATTCCAGGGAAGGCTCTGACCCGTTACACCTCTTCTTTAGATCAGGTGCGCGGTGACCTCGTGGTTGAATCTGACGGTAGCCTGACCTTCTTAGAAAGAGATGGTATGGACTTTCAGGCCATCACTGTACAGCTACCGGGGGGTGAGCAGGAGCCGTTCTTATTCACCATCAAAGGGCTGAAGGCTCATTCTCAGACTGGTTTAGATGCGGTGACTACCTACACCGACTTAGAGGGCAGCTACAAGGTGCCGTCTTACCGAACCTCTAACTTCTTAGATCCGAAGGGTCGGGGTTTGGCCACTGGGTATGATACAGCGGTTGCTCTGCCAGCTCGGGGAGACAGTGAAGAACTTCGTCGGGAAAATACCAAAGCTTTTGACATTGGCGAAGGCAACATTTCCCTACAAATCTCCAAGGTAGACAACGAGACCGGTGAAATTGCTGGCACCTTCCTGGCTGTTCAGCCTTCTGACACCGATATGGGAACAGCGGCCCCCGTTGATATTAAAGTGCAGGGCATTTTCTACGGCTACGTTGAAGAAGCCTACGATGCAGCGGCCTAA
- a CDS encoding transglutaminase family protein, with protein MTVIYDLKHVTTYRYQNPVTFGEHRGIFLPSTGYGGRILSYTLETNVPSKIRWMMDTLSNNVAIIGLHEPAQELTVTYRFRGEHFGIKKITEFPLDDRAKAVPIQYTPDEWIDLSVFMRPHAEDPDGSVAAWAKSFVAGDQDDTLDVLKRMMDSLWNTLSYQSRDVEGTQAPGETLRLQSGTCRDYAWLMIEALRRLGFACRFVSGYLYDASLDGGEVGMTGSGATHAWLQVYLPGAGWRSYDPTNRITAGFDLIQVAIARHPGQVIPLSGSWSGNPDDYLGMEVSVDINKLGTLPEFESNN; from the coding sequence ATGACCGTTATTTATGACCTAAAACATGTCACCACTTACCGGTATCAAAATCCGGTAACGTTTGGCGAACATCGAGGTATTTTTTTGCCGAGCACGGGCTATGGCGGGCGCATTTTGAGTTACACCCTAGAGACTAACGTTCCTTCCAAAATTCGATGGATGATGGATACGCTCTCTAACAATGTGGCCATTATTGGCTTGCATGAACCGGCTCAGGAACTGACGGTCACCTATCGATTTCGGGGCGAGCATTTTGGCATTAAAAAGATTACTGAATTCCCGTTAGACGATCGCGCCAAAGCGGTGCCGATACAGTACACCCCAGATGAATGGATTGATCTGTCGGTTTTCATGCGCCCCCATGCGGAAGACCCCGATGGCAGCGTGGCGGCCTGGGCCAAAAGCTTTGTAGCCGGTGATCAAGACGACACCCTTGATGTGCTGAAACGAATGATGGATAGCCTCTGGAACACGCTGAGCTATCAGTCGCGGGACGTCGAGGGCACCCAAGCGCCAGGGGAAACCCTGCGCCTGCAGTCGGGCACCTGCCGAGACTATGCCTGGTTAATGATTGAGGCCCTGCGGCGATTGGGCTTTGCCTGTCGCTTTGTGAGTGGTTACCTTTACGATGCCAGTTTAGATGGCGGCGAGGTCGGCATGACTGGTTCTGGTGCCACCCATGCCTGGCTGCAAGTGTATCTGCCGGGGGCGGGGTGGCGCAGCTACGACCCGACCAATCGCATTACGGCAGGCTTTGATCTCATTCAGGTGGCGATCGCGCGTCATCCTGGCCAGGTCATCCCCTTATCGGGGTCTTGGTCTGGCAACCCGGATGATTATCTGGGCATGGAGGTTAGTGTAGACATTAATAAACTGGGCACGCTTCCTGAATTTGAGTCTAATAATTGA
- a CDS encoding sensor histidine kinase encodes MRDLGQALAEKVEQVVEDWIRAVHQDAEIESARQLAYEAVRNSLPEVLQELAALLSQHQTGDPEELEDKSLYHGFIRAQQGYDTAEIVREYRLLRQVVLRALEPDLLTGSPIESLRAVRIIDDVLDEIITSSLERYIEARLTEVRQMQSQLTLTNQELTRLVQAQKENISFMAHELKTPLNSIIGHSSLLLQKQRKKLQVKDTATSLDQLERVLRNGRRLLQIINDTLEISRYNEGQIRLNLAPENVGDLVKEIIEDGLEPLALEKGLRLDTDISQAPQSVMTDSLRLQQLVTNLVSNAIRYTNTGSVQITCHQTNAESWEIAVTDTGIGIAEADQLRIFDPYTQASAQTNANAGTGLGLAIVQRIVTLMNGTITVTSEVGVGSTFTLVLPLIRPE; translated from the coding sequence ATGAGAGATTTAGGTCAGGCGCTTGCTGAAAAAGTTGAGCAGGTTGTCGAAGATTGGATTCGCGCTGTTCATCAAGATGCAGAAATTGAAAGCGCCCGACAATTAGCCTATGAAGCCGTGCGCAATAGCCTTCCTGAAGTTCTGCAGGAATTAGCAGCTTTACTCTCTCAACATCAAACTGGTGATCCAGAAGAGCTAGAAGATAAGAGTTTATATCATGGCTTTATCCGCGCTCAACAAGGATATGACACCGCCGAAATTGTGCGAGAATATCGTCTGCTGCGTCAGGTCGTTTTACGTGCACTCGAACCTGATTTGCTGACGGGTTCTCCCATTGAAAGTCTGAGAGCGGTGCGAATTATTGATGACGTACTCGATGAAATTATCACCTCCAGCCTGGAGCGATATATTGAAGCTCGGCTGACTGAAGTCAGGCAAATGCAGAGCCAATTAACGCTAACAAATCAGGAGTTGACGCGATTAGTTCAGGCCCAAAAAGAAAATATTTCGTTTATGGCCCATGAGCTCAAAACCCCTTTGAACTCAATTATTGGGCATTCTAGTCTGTTGCTTCAAAAGCAGCGAAAAAAACTTCAGGTTAAAGATACCGCAACCAGTTTAGATCAGCTAGAGCGAGTCCTCAGAAACGGCCGTAGGCTGCTGCAAATCATCAACGACACCCTCGAAATTTCTCGCTATAACGAAGGGCAGATTCGCCTTAACTTAGCGCCTGAAAATGTAGGTGACCTCGTCAAAGAAATCATAGAAGATGGGTTAGAACCCCTGGCTTTAGAAAAGGGGTTAAGGCTAGATACTGATATTAGCCAAGCCCCTCAATCCGTCATGACGGACTCGCTCAGACTCCAGCAGCTGGTTACCAATCTAGTCAGTAACGCCATTCGCTATACCAATACCGGCAGCGTGCAAATAACGTGCCATCAAACCAATGCTGAGTCTTGGGAGATTGCGGTAACTGACACCGGAATCGGCATTGCAGAAGCAGATCAACTGCGCATTTTTGACCCATACACTCAGGCCAGTGCCCAAACAAACGCTAACGCGGGGACAGGGTTAGGGTTAGCCATTGTGCAGCGAATCGTCACGTTGATGAACGGCACCATTACAGTAACTTCTGAGGTAGGTGTAGGCTCAACCTTCACCCTTGTCTTACCGCTGATTAGACCTGAATAA
- a CDS encoding DNA starvation/stationary phase protection protein — protein MAINIGLSDEQRQGVVNILNKALADAYLLLIKTKKYHWDVVGPQFRTLHTLWEEHYEALTENIDAYAERVRMLGGYPLGTAEGFLKQASLREHPGDLPSAKEMVSRLVTDHEQVIRNLREAIDQTAEQFHDEGTSDFLTGLMEQHEEMAWMLRSFIEGESLEPSGERHDALRTPAGA, from the coding sequence ATGGCAATCAACATTGGTTTATCCGACGAGCAACGTCAGGGCGTTGTAAACATTCTCAACAAAGCTTTAGCCGACGCCTATCTGTTGCTCATTAAAACGAAGAAGTATCACTGGGATGTGGTTGGCCCCCAGTTTCGGACGCTTCATACGCTTTGGGAAGAGCACTATGAAGCCCTCACCGAAAACATCGATGCCTATGCTGAGCGAGTACGTATGTTGGGTGGCTATCCCCTCGGCACCGCAGAGGGATTCCTTAAGCAGGCATCCTTGCGAGAGCATCCAGGCGATCTGCCCAGCGCGAAGGAAATGGTGAGCCGCCTGGTGACCGATCACGAACAGGTGATTCGGAATCTGCGAGAAGCGATCGATCAAACAGCTGAGCAGTTTCACGATGAGGGGACGTCAGACTTTTTGACCGGGCTGATGGAGCAGCACGAAGAGATGGCTTGGATGCTGCGCTCTTTCATTGAAGGTGAATCGTTAGAGCCCAGCGGTGAGCGTCATGACGCGCTTAGGACGCCAGCTGGTGCCTGA
- a CDS encoding fatty acid desaturase — translation MALFAPWFFSWEALGIAVLMHWLCGSIGICLGYHRLLTHRSLRLPKWLEYVVVTIGVLALQGGPLFWVGTHRMHHAFTEDNERDPYSANRGFWWSHMLWLVYPRGQTFDPEAHRQFAPRLARDPYYCWLERYFIVPQLILALGLYAWGGLPYVMYGTVVRIVVLWHSTWFINSATHVQGYRTFEIEDGSRNLWWAGLLTYGEGWHNNHHAAPNIAPAGRRWWEIDMTWWVILGLERLGLATDIKRPAPKTAA, via the coding sequence ATGGCGCTATTTGCTCCCTGGTTCTTTTCTTGGGAGGCGTTGGGCATCGCCGTCTTGATGCATTGGCTCTGCGGCAGCATTGGCATTTGCCTGGGGTATCACAGGCTCCTGACCCATCGCAGTTTACGGTTGCCTAAATGGTTAGAGTATGTAGTTGTGACCATTGGTGTGTTGGCGTTGCAGGGAGGCCCGCTGTTTTGGGTCGGCACCCATCGCATGCACCACGCCTTTACAGAAGACAACGAGCGAGACCCCTACTCGGCCAATCGGGGCTTTTGGTGGAGTCACATGCTCTGGCTGGTGTATCCACGGGGGCAAACCTTTGATCCTGAGGCCCATCGCCAGTTTGCACCCAGGCTCGCCCGTGATCCCTATTACTGCTGGCTCGAACGGTACTTTATTGTGCCTCAGCTGATCCTCGCCTTGGGGCTGTATGCCTGGGGCGGCTTGCCCTACGTGATGTATGGCACGGTTGTCCGCATTGTTGTGCTGTGGCACAGCACTTGGTTCATTAACTCAGCGACCCATGTTCAGGGATACCGCACCTTTGAGATTGAAGATGGCTCACGCAATCTGTGGTGGGCTGGGCTGTTGACCTATGGGGAAGGATGGCACAACAACCATCACGCTGCCCCTAATATTGCCCCTGCAGGCAGACGGTGGTGGGAAATTGATATGACCTGGTGGGTCATTTTGGGGTTAGAGCGTTTGGGCCTGGCCACCGACATTAAACGACCTGCCCCCAAAACCGCAGCGTAG
- a CDS encoding CsbD family protein has product MAIEDRVDATLKNVEGKVQEAIGDLTGNPADEAEGKAKQIEAQAEHTKENLKDEVKKAID; this is encoded by the coding sequence ATGGCTATCGAAGACAGAGTGGACGCAACCCTTAAGAATGTTGAAGGGAAAGTTCAAGAAGCGATCGGCGACCTAACTGGAAACCCTGCAGACGAAGCAGAAGGAAAAGCCAAACAAATTGAGGCTCAGGCAGAGCACACAAAAGAAAACCTCAAGGATGAAGTCAAGAAAGCCATTGACTAA